From a single Lactococcus allomyrinae genomic region:
- a CDS encoding type II toxin-antitoxin system HipA family toxin gives MIEPKEIQVMLYGKVVGKLALTPQGLTAFQYDSDFQQSGYSISPLKLPLNSNVFVADSMPFQGNFGVFDDSLPDGWGRLLQDRELRKRGVDPLSITTLQRLAIIGGNGRGALEYRPVERGFSQETTSSFSLREIAEASEYILDDKEVPVEQWREIVKAGGSSGGARPKVFIESDGKEWLVKFPSQLDSPNVGEMEYRTADLARKCGIVMPETRLFDGKYFGTCRFDRFYENGKVVKKLHTVSSAGLLNANYRIPSLDYSDLLILTQILTRNMVQIEQMFRRMVFNIMIGNRDDHAKNFSFVMSEQGGWELSPAYDLLPSEGFNGFHTTTVNGNGRPTESDMINIGLKVGFSKGKIIQIIDEVQSVLEL, from the coding sequence ATGATTGAACCTAAAGAAATTCAAGTTATGCTTTATGGAAAAGTTGTAGGGAAACTTGCACTAACGCCACAAGGTTTGACTGCTTTTCAGTATGATTCAGACTTTCAACAATCAGGATATTCAATTTCTCCATTAAAGTTACCTTTGAACTCAAATGTTTTTGTAGCTGACTCAATGCCATTTCAAGGGAATTTTGGTGTTTTCGATGACTCTCTACCTGATGGTTGGGGGAGACTGCTTCAAGACAGAGAATTGAGAAAAAGAGGAGTTGATCCACTCTCAATCACTACACTGCAACGGCTTGCTATTATAGGTGGGAATGGACGTGGAGCTTTAGAATACAGACCAGTAGAAAGAGGATTTTCACAAGAAACGACGTCATCGTTTTCTTTAAGAGAAATTGCAGAAGCCTCAGAGTATATTTTAGACGATAAAGAAGTCCCTGTAGAACAGTGGCGAGAAATTGTTAAGGCAGGAGGGTCATCTGGTGGTGCAAGACCTAAAGTATTTATTGAATCTGATGGAAAAGAATGGTTAGTTAAATTTCCTAGCCAATTAGACAGCCCTAATGTTGGGGAAATGGAATATAGAACGGCTGATTTAGCCCGAAAATGTGGCATAGTGATGCCAGAAACGAGATTATTTGATGGAAAATATTTTGGAACTTGCCGATTTGATCGATTCTATGAAAATGGAAAAGTGGTTAAAAAATTGCATACTGTGAGTAGTGCAGGGCTATTAAATGCAAATTATCGTATTCCTTCACTCGATTATTCAGATTTGCTTATTTTGACTCAGATTCTCACACGAAATATGGTACAAATTGAGCAAATGTTTCGTAGAATGGTATTTAATATCATGATTGGAAACAGAGATGACCATGCAAAGAATTTTTCGTTTGTCATGTCTGAGCAAGGAGGGTGGGAACTTTCTCCCGCTTATGATCTATTACCTTCTGAGGGATTCAACGGTTTTCACACCACAACAGTTAATGGAAATGGGCGGCCTACGGAATCAGATATGATAAATATTGGTTTAAAAGTCGGCTTCTCAAAGGGTAAAATTATACAAATTATAGACGAGGTGCAATCTGTACTTGAACTCTAA
- a CDS encoding helix-turn-helix domain-containing protein produces MLSLRTNSDILLDIAHRIKERRLESNFTQEDLAKRSGCALATYRRFERTGEISLKNLVLIAFALGFEDDFDLLFQKKKYASIDELIQEEVKKRKRGKSS; encoded by the coding sequence ATCACTTAGGACTAATAGCGATATTCTTTTAGATATTGCTCATCGAATAAAAGAGAGAAGATTGGAGTCCAATTTTACTCAAGAAGATTTAGCAAAACGTTCAGGATGTGCTCTTGCAACATACAGAAGGTTTGAACGAACCGGAGAGATTTCATTGAAAAACTTGGTACTCATTGCTTTTGCACTCGGATTTGAAGATGACTTTGATTTGCTATTTCAAAAGAAAAAATATGCAAGTATTGACGAACTGATTCAAGAAGAGGTGAAAAAACGAAAAAGAGGTAAAAGTTCATGA